Proteins encoded by one window of Rutidosis leptorrhynchoides isolate AG116_Rl617_1_P2 chromosome 7, CSIRO_AGI_Rlap_v1, whole genome shotgun sequence:
- the LOC139859332 gene encoding uncharacterized protein → MEIIGFGIKWRMWIIACLKSASISVLVNDSSTSEFFLERGVRQGDPLSPSLFILAAEGLNVLTKNVGVNKAFLGVEVGCDKIPTSHLQYTGDTIFFGSWSEGNFGNLMKLLKCFEFISLALGRQKCS, encoded by the coding sequence ATGGAGATCATAGGCTTTGGCATAAAATGGAGAATGTGGATCATAGCGTGTCTCAAGTCGGCTTCAATTTCGGTTCTGGTGAACGACTCTTCTACAAGTGAATTTTTTCTAGAACGAGGGGTTAGACAAGGTGACCCGCTTTCCCCTTCTCTATTTATTTTGGCGGCGGAGGGTTTAAATGTTCTTACAAAGAATGTGGGGGTAAACAAGGCTTTCTTGGGTGTGGAAGTTGGGTGTGACAAAATCCCAACATCTCATCTTCAATATACGGGTGACACAATCTTCTTCGGGTCATGGAGTGAAGGAAACTTCGGGAACCTTATGAAACTACTTAAGTGTTTTGAGTTCATCTCATTGGCGTTGGGTAGACAAAAGTGTAGTTGA